In Anopheles gambiae chromosome 2, idAnoGambNW_F1_1, whole genome shotgun sequence, a single window of DNA contains:
- the LOC1273468 gene encoding protein sprint isoform X2 yields the protein MESETDDNCYERKDIPVDSFGGDFYHSRDVTTRQLNRNLLTHGGSDLSPAAAAAAALGRPISLPAKLPNPDGGAAGNGRDQLDSGDCSTLIRRYAEVTKFKQETTSGNSANSGNRLSKGPPESSLALAKKRLSALHTSVQQHEVETMDDDMMPLLSSNRELSQEELYESHTSLVSSSEGGIMAEGEETSSDESQESNSSANHTAIVMSLLERLLRSHPVWFLPGIQRSGAIHLLQGKEEGTFIVRGSSQSKTMAVSVRLPANAGPYIEHYLIQSNNGQLSLESSRFKFDSIPALIAHYTQCCDELPVQLCLPVALREAKNRQQLSSLALLGQEFWRYPMASSPKPKPITGPAPPGTTPSATSSHMNTPSEATHSSGLGISVLNHTPVGHAASVGTGGTSLGTGGMVNAFGETPTDTFSTLSSFTVSNGQTLLSPESIDSAIMMSPMDPHQHQTGIIGKTSTFKARKQQIVSPTAAQHEVEKQIELFNANILGHSSGTGHSNGEATGGEMTSSTSSSMESRPDDAPNATGTLERKPRAPRPTPPNTLNIKPIRSPPAPPARRIKLQIAEHSPTVERTTFTFQKDTDFTPTTGFPTRDTAFQRREPAVLPASISTIAGSQVSNTVWYCDSDNVADNGVEKQATTQSNDHCHPSFSVPTSTRVSRRNKRKESKHYQESDILESPSVYCRSTLVDKISDYEDIWSQDATKSDRRSLLGQRHGIFGHEDLTLKGLVSPSIESMSYRQGKLTSYRGPAAHGAHTYSVDNLAVGMGGHDSASDRASTPTDRPGARPPVALKTFSPIPKDDGRFGRSVLTDVRQRSCMNISHTTPVGTPVTLEDALGGAGQEQKQTSPFYADPADILSTIIRRSPLNRLASSNSSQRHSEPPKQLFGNDDALPSAGHPWGNGNGYNVNNNFAASLDELALEKNDSMLSGVRMHALSIAGGSSGQGTNDYDSDIRWKTPTASLKTIEPAAKSLQKSTDSLMGMGRPVTIHQIIAKKLPALKLSERLLEGMLANDSGIGANGESGFGILGHRGQRKSAYDNVEKQANAYASSAINSAHSDDGTVFSEPWDSSQWDSFLPNEQSSMEAPGNSSYDHCGSTAKDTRYRKDGQQHQLPQSQQKVATILRSRSCRDREILCHPRNRSSHSGPGESIATYAFYLANKPDSTFSRNISNFIACTKESKAAPHPQVVMRNMRQFMSGMKNYLVKHGEGDFAGEVQKARAQLKPDEFLNLDSILEEVMHRLVILPLREHLYSLFVDYYSQSGDIQLIVEKVRSTAGRGPLAFGIKGNVIPPSPTAMRQIATLFVRLQEAELPLAKLDLLLAAVSTIFEATTCCNGQQLSADDFLPVLVMVVAHCGFIGAEIEAEYMWGLLQPSLLSGEAGYYLTALCSAVHVLKNFSLSEQEGTSTLDWDSSTMPNCSSVLRVIIPDEYNGSIQTRTLPIRPHTTTKEVCRIIAHKARITNAQDYGLFKLIDGEETLLHDTECPQDVRMTAKGKHFMIAYKRIDAKIAWPTVMPNNAASNNNTMTASATNNAANNAINTSTTTTTTTTTITASDNHLKV from the exons ATGGAATCGGAAACGGACGACAACTGCTACGAGCGGAAGGACATCCCGGTGGACAGCTTTGGCGGGGATTTCTACCACAGCCGAGACGTCACCACCCGTCAGCTGAACCGGAATCTCCTGACGCACGGTGGCTCCGATCTGtcaccggcggcggcggcggcagcggcccTTGGACGGCCGATTTCACTGCCCGCGAAGCTGCCCAATCCCGACGGCGGTGCAGCGGGCAATGGGCGCGATCAGCTCGACAGTGGGGACTGCTCGACGCTGATTCGACGGTACGCCGAGGTGACCAAGTTCAAGCAGGAAACCACATCCGGGAACAGCGCGAACAGCGGAAATCGGCTTTCGAAAGG ACCTCCAGAATCCTCCCTAGCATTGGCAAAGAAACGGCTCAGCGCTTTGCACACGAGCGTACAGCAGCATGAGGTGGAAACGATGGACGATGATATGATGCCGCTGCTGTCGAGCAATCGCGAACTCTCGCAGGAGGAGCTGTACGAG TCCCACACATCACTGGTATCGAGCTCGGAGGGTGGCATTATGGCGGAGGGCGAGGAAACTTCCAGCGACGAGTCGCAGGAATCGAACAGTTCGGCCAATCACACGGCGATCGTCATGAGCCTGCTGGAGCGGTTGCTTCGCTCGCACCCCGTCTGGTTCCTGCCGGGCATTCAACGGTCCGGCGCAATCCATCTGCTCCAGGGGAAGGAGGAAGGG ACCTTCATCGTGCGCGGTTCTAGTCAGTCGAAAACGATGGCCGTTTCGGTGCGTTTGCCGGCGAACGCAGGACCGTACATCGAACACTATCTGATCCAGTCGAACAATGGGCAGCTGAGCCTGGAAAGCTCCCGCTTCAAGTTCGACTCCATACCCGCCCTGATTGCGCACTACACGCAGTGCTGCGACGAGCTGCCCGTACAGCTCTGCCTTCCGGTTGCGTTGCGGGAGGCGAAGAACCGCCAGCAGCTGTCGTCGCTGGCCCTGCTGGGTCAGGAGTTTTGGCGCTACCCGATGGCCAGCTCcccgaaaccgaaaccaatCACCGGGCCGGCACCACCCGGCACAACACCGTCCGCCACCTCTAGTCACATGAACACCCCGTCCGAGGCGACACACTCGAGCGGGCTCGGCATATCCGTACTTAATCACACCCCGGTCGGACATGCGGCGTCGGTCGGGACCGGTGGCACCTCGCTCGGCACCGGCGGCATGGTGAATGCGTTCGGCGAAACGCCCACCGACACGTTCTCGACGCTGAGCAGCTTCACGGTAAGCAACGGGCAGACGCTGCTCAGCCCGGAATCGATCGACAGTGCCATCATGATGTCGCCGATGGACCCGCACCAGCACCAGACGGGCATCATCGGGAAGACGAGCACGTTCAAGGCACGCAAGCAGCAAATCGTTTCGCCCACGGCGGCACAGCACGAGGTAGAAAAGCAGATCGAGCTGTTCAACGCAAACATACTGGGGCACAGTAGCGGTACCGGTCATTCGAACGGTGAAGCCACGGGCGGTGAGATGACCAGCTCAACCTCGTCGTCCATGGAGAGCCGGCCGGATGATGCGCCCAACGCTACCGGCACGCTGGAAAGGAAACCGCGGGCACCAAGGCCCACGCCACCGAACACGCTCAACATTAAGCCGATCAG GAGTCCACCGGCACCACCAGCGAGACGTATTAAGCTGCAAATAGCAGAGCACAGTCCGACGGTCGAGAGAACTACCTTTACGTTCCAAAAAGATACCGACTTTACACCGACGACGGGATTCCCTACCAGAGACACAGCATTCCAGCGCAGAGAGCCAGCAGTGTTGCCGGCCAGCATTTCCACCATTGCG GGTTCGCAGGTTAGCAACACTGTGTGGTATTGTGACAGCGACAATGTAGCCGACAATGGTGTGGAAAAGCAGGCCACGACACAGTCCAACGATCACTGCCATCCTAGCTTCAGCGTACCGACGAGCACTCGCGTCAGCCGCCGCAACAAACGAAAAGAGTCAAAGCATTATCAG GAATCGGACATTTTGGAATCACCTTCCGTTTACTGCAGAAGTACGCTGGTGGATAAAATAAGTGACTATGAGGACATTTGGTCACAGGACGCTACCAAAAGCGATCGCCGGTCACTGCTGGGCCAGCGCCATGGGATATTTGGGCACGAGGACTTAA CTCTCAAAGGACTCGTTTCACCATCAATAGAGTCGATGAGTTACAGACAGGGCAAGCTCACCTCTTACCGTGGCCCGGCCGCACACGGTGCGCACACGTACTCCGTGGACAATCTTGCCGTGGGCATGGGCGGGCACGATTCGGCAAGCGATCGGGCCAGCACCCCGACCGATCGGCCCGGTGCCCGTCCACCGGTTGCGCTGAAAACGTTTTCCCCAATACCGAAGGATGACGGCCggttcggtcggtcggtgctGACCGATGTGCGGCAACGTTCGTGCATGAACATTTCTCACACCACGCCCGTGGGCACACCGGTAACGCTGGAGGATGCGTTGGGTGGTGCGGGCCAGGAGCAAAAGCAAACCAGCCCGTTCTATGCCGATCCAGCCGACATTCTGAGCACCATCATCCGGCGCAGTCCGCTGAATCGTTTGGCTTCGTCCAACAGTAGCCAGCGCCACTCGGAACCACCAAAGCAGCTGTTTGGCAATGACGATGCGTTACCTTCGGCGGGCCATCCATGGGGCAACGGGAACGGATACAATGTGAAT AACAACTTTGCCGCCTCTCTGGACGAGCTGGCGCTGGAGAAAAACGACTCAATGCTGTCGGGCGTGCGCATGCATGCGCTGAGCATCgcgggcggcagcagcggaCAAGGGACGAACGATTACGATTCCGACATCCGGTGGAAAACACCCACCGCGTCGCTGAAAACCATTGAGCCGGCCGCGAAATCGCTGCAAAAAAGTACCGACAGTCTCATGGGCATGGGCCGACCGGTCACGATACACCAGATAATCGCCAAGAAGCTTCCTGCCCTGAAGCTATCGGAAAGATTGCTGGAAGGTATGCTAGCGAACGATAGCGGCATCGGTGCGAACGGTGAGTCAGGGTTCGGCATCCTAGGACACCGAGGGCAACGGAAGTCGGCGTACGATAATGTCGAGAAGCAGGCTAATG ccTATGCGTCATCTGCAATCAATAGTGCGCACTCGGACGATGGGACCGTCTTTTCGGAACCGTGGGACAGCTCCCAGTGGGACTCATTCCTTCCCAACGAAC AATCTTCGATGGAAGCGCCGGGCAATAGTAGCTACGACCACTGCGGCTCGACGGCCAAAGACACTCGCTACCGAAAGGacgggcagcagcaccagttaCCACAGTCGCAGCAAAAAGTAGCTACAATATTACGATCGCGTAGCTGCCGAGATCGGGAAATTTTAT GTCATCCACGCAACAGATCGTCCCACAGTGGTCCGGGCGAATCGATTGCCACGTACGCCTTCTACCTAGCGAACAAGCCGGACTCAACGTTCtcgcgcaacataagcaacTTTATCGCCTGCACCAAGGAATCGAAAGCGGCCCCCCATCCGCAGGTGGTGATGCGCAACATGCGCCAGTTCATGTCCGGCATGAAGAACTACCTGGTGAAGCACGGCGAGGGCGACTTCGCGGGCGAGGTGCAGAAAGCGCGGGCCCAGCTAAAGCCGGACGAGTTCCTTAACCTGGACTCGATACTGGAGGAGGTGATGCACCGGCTGGTGATACTGCCGCTGCGCGAGCATCTGTACAGTTTGTTCGTGGATTACTACAGCCAGTCGGGCGATATACAGCTGATTGTGGAGAAGGTGCGCTCTACGGCGGGCCGCGGTCCGCTTGCTTTCGGGATCAAG GGCAATGTGATACCGCCGAGTCCGACAGCGATGCGACAAATTGCCACGCTCTTTGTGCGCCTGCAGGAGGCGGAGCTGCCCCTGGCCAAGCTGGACCTGCTGCTTGCCGCAGTGTCGACCATCTTCGAAGCGACGACGTGCTGCAACGGGCAGCAGCTAAGCGCGGACGACTTTCTGCCGGTGCTGGTGATGGTCGTGGCACACTGTGGCTTCATCGGTGCTGAAATTGAGGCCGAGTACATGTGGGGTCTGCTGCAGCCGTCGCTGCTGAGCGGCGAGGCTGGCTACTACTTAACGGCCCTGTGCAGTGCGGTCCACGTGCTTAAGAACTTTAGCCTCAGCGAGCAGGAAGGAACATCGACATTAGAT TGGGATTCCTCTACGATGCCAAACTGCTCCTCGGTGCTACGCGTAATCATTCCGGATGAGTACAACGGTTCCATCCAGACGCGAACGCTACCAATCAGACCGCATACAACGACGAAGGAAGTCTGTCGGATAATTGCTCACAAGGCGAGGATAACGAATGCCCAAGATTATGGACTATTTAAGCTGATCGACGGTGAAG AAACTCTTCTACATGACACCGAATGTCCGCAGGATGTCCGGATGACGGCGAAAGGGAAACACTTTATGATAGCATACAAACGGATCGACGCCAAGATAGCGTGGCCTACCGTGATGCCAAATAATGCTgctagcaacaacaacactatgACCGCTAGCGCTACTAATAACGCTGCTAACAATGCTATCAATACttccactaccactactactactactactactattactgcGAGTGATAATCATCTAAAAGTATAA
- the LOC1273468 gene encoding protein sprint isoform X1, with product MESETDDNCYERKDIPVDSFGGDFYHSRDVTTRQLNRNLLTHGGSDLSPAAAAAAALGRPISLPAKLPNPDGGAAGNGRDQLDSGDCSTLIRRYAEVTKFKQETTSGNSANSGNRLSKGPPESSLALAKKRLSALHTSVQQHEVETMDDDMMPLLSSNRELSQEELYESHTSLVSSSEGGIMAEGEETSSDESQESNSSANHTAIVMSLLERLLRSHPVWFLPGIQRSGAIHLLQGKEEGTFIVRGSSQSKTMAVSVRLPANAGPYIEHYLIQSNNGQLSLESSRFKFDSIPALIAHYTQCCDELPVQLCLPVALREAKNRQQLSSLALLGQEFWRYPMASSPKPKPITGPAPPGTTPSATSSHMNTPSEATHSSGLGISVLNHTPVGHAASVGTGGTSLGTGGMVNAFGETPTDTFSTLSSFTVSNGQTLLSPESIDSAIMMSPMDPHQHQTGIIGKTSTFKARKQQIVSPTAAQHEVEKQIELFNANILGHSSGTGHSNGEATGGEMTSSTSSSMESRPDDAPNATGTLERKPRAPRPTPPNTLNIKPIRSPPAPPARRIKLQIAEHSPTVERTTFTFQKDTDFTPTTGFPTRDTAFQRREPAVLPASISTIAGSQVSNTVWYCDSDNVADNGVEKQATTQSNDHCHPSFSVPTSTRVSRRNKRKESKHYQESDILESPSVYCRSTLVDKISDYEDIWSQDATKSDRRSLLGQRHGIFGHEDLTLKGLVSPSIESMSYRQGKLTSYRGPAAHGAHTYSVDNLAVGMGGHDSASDRASTPTDRPGARPPVALKTFSPIPKDDGRFGRSVLTDVRQRSCMNISHTTPVGTPVTLEDALGGAGQEQKQTSPFYADPADILSTIIRRSPLNRLASSNSSQRHSEPPKQLFGNDDALPSAGHPWGNGNGYNVNNNFAASLDELALEKNDSMLSGVRMHALSIAGGSSGQGTNDYDSDIRWKTPTASLKTIEPAAKSLQKSTDSLMGMGRPVTIHQIIAKKLPALKLSERLLEGMLANDSGIGANGESGFGILGHRGQRKSAYDNVEKQANAYASSAINSAHSDDGTVFSEPWDSSQWDSFLPNERKWCLVSVRGSAILAVTVTVFAESSMEAPGNSSYDHCGSTAKDTRYRKDGQQHQLPQSQQKVATILRSRSCRDREILCHPRNRSSHSGPGESIATYAFYLANKPDSTFSRNISNFIACTKESKAAPHPQVVMRNMRQFMSGMKNYLVKHGEGDFAGEVQKARAQLKPDEFLNLDSILEEVMHRLVILPLREHLYSLFVDYYSQSGDIQLIVEKVRSTAGRGPLAFGIKGNVIPPSPTAMRQIATLFVRLQEAELPLAKLDLLLAAVSTIFEATTCCNGQQLSADDFLPVLVMVVAHCGFIGAEIEAEYMWGLLQPSLLSGEAGYYLTALCSAVHVLKNFSLSEQEGTSTLDWDSSTMPNCSSVLRVIIPDEYNGSIQTRTLPIRPHTTTKEVCRIIAHKARITNAQDYGLFKLIDGEETLLHDTECPQDVRMTAKGKHFMIAYKRIDAKIAWPTVMPNNAASNNNTMTASATNNAANNAINTSTTTTTTTTTITASDNHLKV from the exons ATGGAATCGGAAACGGACGACAACTGCTACGAGCGGAAGGACATCCCGGTGGACAGCTTTGGCGGGGATTTCTACCACAGCCGAGACGTCACCACCCGTCAGCTGAACCGGAATCTCCTGACGCACGGTGGCTCCGATCTGtcaccggcggcggcggcggcagcggcccTTGGACGGCCGATTTCACTGCCCGCGAAGCTGCCCAATCCCGACGGCGGTGCAGCGGGCAATGGGCGCGATCAGCTCGACAGTGGGGACTGCTCGACGCTGATTCGACGGTACGCCGAGGTGACCAAGTTCAAGCAGGAAACCACATCCGGGAACAGCGCGAACAGCGGAAATCGGCTTTCGAAAGG ACCTCCAGAATCCTCCCTAGCATTGGCAAAGAAACGGCTCAGCGCTTTGCACACGAGCGTACAGCAGCATGAGGTGGAAACGATGGACGATGATATGATGCCGCTGCTGTCGAGCAATCGCGAACTCTCGCAGGAGGAGCTGTACGAG TCCCACACATCACTGGTATCGAGCTCGGAGGGTGGCATTATGGCGGAGGGCGAGGAAACTTCCAGCGACGAGTCGCAGGAATCGAACAGTTCGGCCAATCACACGGCGATCGTCATGAGCCTGCTGGAGCGGTTGCTTCGCTCGCACCCCGTCTGGTTCCTGCCGGGCATTCAACGGTCCGGCGCAATCCATCTGCTCCAGGGGAAGGAGGAAGGG ACCTTCATCGTGCGCGGTTCTAGTCAGTCGAAAACGATGGCCGTTTCGGTGCGTTTGCCGGCGAACGCAGGACCGTACATCGAACACTATCTGATCCAGTCGAACAATGGGCAGCTGAGCCTGGAAAGCTCCCGCTTCAAGTTCGACTCCATACCCGCCCTGATTGCGCACTACACGCAGTGCTGCGACGAGCTGCCCGTACAGCTCTGCCTTCCGGTTGCGTTGCGGGAGGCGAAGAACCGCCAGCAGCTGTCGTCGCTGGCCCTGCTGGGTCAGGAGTTTTGGCGCTACCCGATGGCCAGCTCcccgaaaccgaaaccaatCACCGGGCCGGCACCACCCGGCACAACACCGTCCGCCACCTCTAGTCACATGAACACCCCGTCCGAGGCGACACACTCGAGCGGGCTCGGCATATCCGTACTTAATCACACCCCGGTCGGACATGCGGCGTCGGTCGGGACCGGTGGCACCTCGCTCGGCACCGGCGGCATGGTGAATGCGTTCGGCGAAACGCCCACCGACACGTTCTCGACGCTGAGCAGCTTCACGGTAAGCAACGGGCAGACGCTGCTCAGCCCGGAATCGATCGACAGTGCCATCATGATGTCGCCGATGGACCCGCACCAGCACCAGACGGGCATCATCGGGAAGACGAGCACGTTCAAGGCACGCAAGCAGCAAATCGTTTCGCCCACGGCGGCACAGCACGAGGTAGAAAAGCAGATCGAGCTGTTCAACGCAAACATACTGGGGCACAGTAGCGGTACCGGTCATTCGAACGGTGAAGCCACGGGCGGTGAGATGACCAGCTCAACCTCGTCGTCCATGGAGAGCCGGCCGGATGATGCGCCCAACGCTACCGGCACGCTGGAAAGGAAACCGCGGGCACCAAGGCCCACGCCACCGAACACGCTCAACATTAAGCCGATCAG GAGTCCACCGGCACCACCAGCGAGACGTATTAAGCTGCAAATAGCAGAGCACAGTCCGACGGTCGAGAGAACTACCTTTACGTTCCAAAAAGATACCGACTTTACACCGACGACGGGATTCCCTACCAGAGACACAGCATTCCAGCGCAGAGAGCCAGCAGTGTTGCCGGCCAGCATTTCCACCATTGCG GGTTCGCAGGTTAGCAACACTGTGTGGTATTGTGACAGCGACAATGTAGCCGACAATGGTGTGGAAAAGCAGGCCACGACACAGTCCAACGATCACTGCCATCCTAGCTTCAGCGTACCGACGAGCACTCGCGTCAGCCGCCGCAACAAACGAAAAGAGTCAAAGCATTATCAG GAATCGGACATTTTGGAATCACCTTCCGTTTACTGCAGAAGTACGCTGGTGGATAAAATAAGTGACTATGAGGACATTTGGTCACAGGACGCTACCAAAAGCGATCGCCGGTCACTGCTGGGCCAGCGCCATGGGATATTTGGGCACGAGGACTTAA CTCTCAAAGGACTCGTTTCACCATCAATAGAGTCGATGAGTTACAGACAGGGCAAGCTCACCTCTTACCGTGGCCCGGCCGCACACGGTGCGCACACGTACTCCGTGGACAATCTTGCCGTGGGCATGGGCGGGCACGATTCGGCAAGCGATCGGGCCAGCACCCCGACCGATCGGCCCGGTGCCCGTCCACCGGTTGCGCTGAAAACGTTTTCCCCAATACCGAAGGATGACGGCCggttcggtcggtcggtgctGACCGATGTGCGGCAACGTTCGTGCATGAACATTTCTCACACCACGCCCGTGGGCACACCGGTAACGCTGGAGGATGCGTTGGGTGGTGCGGGCCAGGAGCAAAAGCAAACCAGCCCGTTCTATGCCGATCCAGCCGACATTCTGAGCACCATCATCCGGCGCAGTCCGCTGAATCGTTTGGCTTCGTCCAACAGTAGCCAGCGCCACTCGGAACCACCAAAGCAGCTGTTTGGCAATGACGATGCGTTACCTTCGGCGGGCCATCCATGGGGCAACGGGAACGGATACAATGTGAAT AACAACTTTGCCGCCTCTCTGGACGAGCTGGCGCTGGAGAAAAACGACTCAATGCTGTCGGGCGTGCGCATGCATGCGCTGAGCATCgcgggcggcagcagcggaCAAGGGACGAACGATTACGATTCCGACATCCGGTGGAAAACACCCACCGCGTCGCTGAAAACCATTGAGCCGGCCGCGAAATCGCTGCAAAAAAGTACCGACAGTCTCATGGGCATGGGCCGACCGGTCACGATACACCAGATAATCGCCAAGAAGCTTCCTGCCCTGAAGCTATCGGAAAGATTGCTGGAAGGTATGCTAGCGAACGATAGCGGCATCGGTGCGAACGGTGAGTCAGGGTTCGGCATCCTAGGACACCGAGGGCAACGGAAGTCGGCGTACGATAATGTCGAGAAGCAGGCTAATG ccTATGCGTCATCTGCAATCAATAGTGCGCACTCGGACGATGGGACCGTCTTTTCGGAACCGTGGGACAGCTCCCAGTGGGACTCATTCCTTCCCAACGAACGTAAGTGGTGTTTGGTTTCGGTGCGTGGCAGTGCGATCCTAGCTGTAACTGTTACTGTGTTCGCAGAATCTTCGATGGAAGCGCCGGGCAATAGTAGCTACGACCACTGCGGCTCGACGGCCAAAGACACTCGCTACCGAAAGGacgggcagcagcaccagttaCCACAGTCGCAGCAAAAAGTAGCTACAATATTACGATCGCGTAGCTGCCGAGATCGGGAAATTTTAT GTCATCCACGCAACAGATCGTCCCACAGTGGTCCGGGCGAATCGATTGCCACGTACGCCTTCTACCTAGCGAACAAGCCGGACTCAACGTTCtcgcgcaacataagcaacTTTATCGCCTGCACCAAGGAATCGAAAGCGGCCCCCCATCCGCAGGTGGTGATGCGCAACATGCGCCAGTTCATGTCCGGCATGAAGAACTACCTGGTGAAGCACGGCGAGGGCGACTTCGCGGGCGAGGTGCAGAAAGCGCGGGCCCAGCTAAAGCCGGACGAGTTCCTTAACCTGGACTCGATACTGGAGGAGGTGATGCACCGGCTGGTGATACTGCCGCTGCGCGAGCATCTGTACAGTTTGTTCGTGGATTACTACAGCCAGTCGGGCGATATACAGCTGATTGTGGAGAAGGTGCGCTCTACGGCGGGCCGCGGTCCGCTTGCTTTCGGGATCAAG GGCAATGTGATACCGCCGAGTCCGACAGCGATGCGACAAATTGCCACGCTCTTTGTGCGCCTGCAGGAGGCGGAGCTGCCCCTGGCCAAGCTGGACCTGCTGCTTGCCGCAGTGTCGACCATCTTCGAAGCGACGACGTGCTGCAACGGGCAGCAGCTAAGCGCGGACGACTTTCTGCCGGTGCTGGTGATGGTCGTGGCACACTGTGGCTTCATCGGTGCTGAAATTGAGGCCGAGTACATGTGGGGTCTGCTGCAGCCGTCGCTGCTGAGCGGCGAGGCTGGCTACTACTTAACGGCCCTGTGCAGTGCGGTCCACGTGCTTAAGAACTTTAGCCTCAGCGAGCAGGAAGGAACATCGACATTAGAT TGGGATTCCTCTACGATGCCAAACTGCTCCTCGGTGCTACGCGTAATCATTCCGGATGAGTACAACGGTTCCATCCAGACGCGAACGCTACCAATCAGACCGCATACAACGACGAAGGAAGTCTGTCGGATAATTGCTCACAAGGCGAGGATAACGAATGCCCAAGATTATGGACTATTTAAGCTGATCGACGGTGAAG AAACTCTTCTACATGACACCGAATGTCCGCAGGATGTCCGGATGACGGCGAAAGGGAAACACTTTATGATAGCATACAAACGGATCGACGCCAAGATAGCGTGGCCTACCGTGATGCCAAATAATGCTgctagcaacaacaacactatgACCGCTAGCGCTACTAATAACGCTGCTAACAATGCTATCAATACttccactaccactactactactactactactattactgcGAGTGATAATCATCTAAAAGTATAA